In the genome of Bradyrhizobium arachidis, one region contains:
- a CDS encoding putative bifunctional diguanylate cyclase/phosphodiesterase, with product MQFASQTGEPDRGQAAPKASTAQIDSLFEAPGPLLAGIIFVAIGAAITALRTGQLLTWATLGLIILAGAIRLFDLWRFLPRKSSLTPEEAALWQKRYLVGAVIQAAAIGTWCALALVSTDDAVVHMIALSITTGIVGGGAGRAYGRPSIYHLQAALMFAPAVVALAWHATPYYVAMSIVSAAFLLAIMQLSANLHKIFMRAVVAREREAALAGQFDTALNNMPHGLCMFGVDRQLAVMNHRFGEMLDLPDTLVRSGVSARDIVAACVSSGSISAASGETIVAEIESSRAKEIVTVDPDAQRNRSLSWTVQPMADGGAVVLLEDVTERRNAEAKITHLARYDELTALPNRVHFRNEIECLLAASHSAERLSALLFIDLDQFKQVNDTLGHPCGDQLLCAVANRLREMLRPEDFVARFGGDEFVVFQQNLTAPEDAAALARRIVERLSERYRIDNHLVEIGASVGIALTSPEGASADTLLKNADMALYRAKADGRGTFCFFRDEMAATVEARRILELDLRKALANEEFELFYQPLVNLKSGKITTCEALLRWNHPVRGTVSPVDIIPVAEDMGLIVDLGRWILRRACMECMKWPDGVSVAVNFSPQQFHQRDVLSEIRYALEVSGLPAHRLEIEITESSLLRNTQLTHDILSQLHALGVRISLDDFGTGYSSLSYLHNFPMQKVKIDRSFLEGIDTDRPLTLLRGVARLSADLGMSVVVEGIETNEQLELISADGTVSEGQGYLFSRPVPAIRIRQLLDASHGRRIADAQIVSISSRSFA from the coding sequence ATGCAGTTCGCAAGCCAGACCGGAGAACCCGATCGGGGACAGGCCGCGCCGAAGGCGTCGACCGCGCAGATCGATTCTCTCTTCGAGGCCCCCGGTCCGCTGCTTGCCGGAATCATCTTCGTGGCCATCGGAGCGGCCATCACCGCACTGAGAACCGGGCAGCTCCTGACCTGGGCAACCCTGGGCCTGATCATACTGGCCGGAGCGATCCGCCTGTTCGATCTGTGGCGATTTTTGCCTCGCAAATCGAGCCTGACCCCCGAAGAAGCTGCGCTCTGGCAGAAGCGCTATCTGGTCGGCGCGGTGATCCAGGCTGCTGCGATTGGAACGTGGTGCGCCCTCGCCCTGGTGAGCACCGACGACGCCGTCGTCCACATGATCGCGCTGTCCATCACCACAGGGATTGTCGGCGGGGGTGCGGGGAGGGCTTACGGCCGTCCGTCGATCTACCATCTGCAGGCTGCGCTCATGTTCGCGCCGGCGGTCGTGGCGCTGGCATGGCACGCCACGCCCTATTACGTGGCGATGTCGATCGTGAGCGCCGCATTCCTGCTGGCGATCATGCAGCTCTCCGCCAATCTGCACAAAATCTTCATGCGGGCGGTCGTGGCGCGCGAACGCGAGGCGGCACTCGCCGGCCAGTTCGACACCGCGCTGAACAACATGCCGCACGGCCTGTGCATGTTCGGCGTCGACCGGCAGCTCGCGGTGATGAATCACCGGTTCGGCGAAATGCTGGACCTGCCCGACACGCTCGTTCGCAGCGGCGTCAGCGCGCGCGACATCGTGGCGGCGTGCGTCTCCTCCGGCTCCATCTCGGCTGCGAGCGGCGAGACGATCGTCGCCGAGATCGAGAGTTCGCGGGCGAAGGAGATCGTGACCGTCGATCCCGACGCGCAGAGAAACCGGTCGTTGTCCTGGACCGTCCAGCCGATGGCCGATGGAGGCGCGGTGGTGCTGCTCGAGGACGTCACCGAGCGGCGCAACGCCGAGGCCAAGATCACCCATCTCGCCCGCTACGACGAGCTGACGGCGCTTCCCAACCGCGTCCATTTCCGCAACGAGATCGAATGCCTGCTGGCGGCCTCGCATTCGGCCGAGCGTCTGTCGGCGCTGCTGTTCATCGATCTCGACCAGTTCAAGCAGGTCAACGACACGCTCGGCCATCCCTGCGGCGACCAGCTGCTCTGCGCGGTCGCCAATCGCCTGCGCGAGATGCTGCGGCCGGAGGATTTCGTCGCGCGCTTCGGCGGCGACGAGTTCGTCGTGTTCCAGCAGAACCTCACTGCGCCGGAGGATGCCGCTGCCCTCGCGCGCCGCATCGTCGAACGCCTGAGCGAGCGCTACCGCATCGACAATCATCTGGTCGAGATCGGCGCGAGCGTCGGCATCGCGCTGACCTCGCCGGAAGGCGCGAGTGCCGATACGCTCTTGAAGAACGCCGACATGGCGCTCTACCGAGCCAAGGCCGACGGCCGCGGCACCTTCTGCTTCTTCCGCGACGAGATGGCGGCCACCGTCGAGGCGCGCCGTATCCTCGAGCTCGACCTGCGCAAGGCGCTCGCCAACGAGGAGTTCGAGCTGTTCTACCAGCCGCTGGTCAACCTCAAGTCCGGCAAGATCACCACCTGCGAGGCGCTGCTGCGCTGGAATCATCCGGTGCGCGGCACGGTCTCGCCGGTCGACATCATCCCGGTCGCCGAGGACATGGGACTGATCGTCGATCTCGGCCGCTGGATCCTGCGCCGCGCCTGCATGGAATGCATGAAGTGGCCGGACGGCGTCAGCGTCGCCGTCAACTTCTCGCCGCAGCAATTCCACCAGCGCGACGTGCTGAGCGAGATCCGCTATGCGCTGGAGGTCTCAGGCCTGCCGGCGCATCGTCTCGAGATCGAGATCACCGAATCGTCACTGCTGCGCAACACCCAGCTCACCCACGACATCCTGTCGCAATTGCATGCGCTCGGCGTGCGCATCTCGCTCGATGATTTCGGCACCGGCTATTCCAGCCTCAGCTACCTGCACAATTTCCCGATGCAGAAGGTCAAGATCGACCGCTCCTTCCTGGAAGGGATCGACACCGATCGTCCGCTGACGCTGCTGCGCGGCGTGGCGCGGCTGTCCGCCGATCTCGGCATGTCGGTCGTGGTCGAGGGCATCGAGACCAACGAGCAGCTCGAGCTGATCAGCGCCGACGGCACCGTCTCCGAAGGGCAGGGCTACCTGTTCAGCCGGCCCGTGCCGGCGATCCGGATACGTCAGCTGCTCGACGCCTCGCATGGCCGCCGCATCGCGGACGCGCAGATCGTTTCGATCTCCTCGCGCTCCTTCGCCTAG
- the pal gene encoding peptidoglycan-associated lipoprotein Pal, producing MNYPMRILQGLKLAAVVAIALSMGACANKNAAMDANGSAATPGSQQDFVVNVGDRVFFESDQTDLTPQAIVTLEKQAQWLQTYPRYSFTIEGHADERGTREYNIALGARRAQSVRSFLASRGIDPNRMRTISYGKERPVAVCNDISCWSQNRRAVTVLNASS from the coding sequence ATGAACTATCCTATGCGTATCCTCCAGGGATTGAAGCTGGCCGCAGTGGTGGCAATCGCGCTGTCGATGGGCGCCTGCGCCAACAAGAACGCGGCTATGGACGCCAATGGAAGCGCGGCGACGCCGGGCAGCCAGCAGGACTTCGTCGTCAATGTCGGCGACCGCGTGTTCTTCGAGAGCGACCAGACCGATCTGACCCCGCAGGCGATCGTGACCCTGGAGAAGCAGGCGCAGTGGCTGCAGACCTATCCGCGCTACTCCTTCACCATCGAGGGCCATGCCGACGAGCGCGGCACCCGCGAATACAACATCGCCCTCGGCGCCCGGCGCGCCCAGTCGGTGCGCTCGTTCCTCGCCTCGCGCGGCATCGATCCGAACCGCATGCGCACGATCTCCTACGGCAAGGAGCGGCCCGTCGCCGTCTGTAACGACATCTCCTGCTGGTCGCAGAACCGGCGCGCCGTCACCGTGCTGAACGCGAGCTCGTAA
- the tilS gene encoding tRNA lysidine(34) synthetase TilS — MSDDDNSPISAREAKQLFAGLKSAPALVLAVSGGPDSVALMWLAARWRRSFSRAPRLLVVTVDHGLRPEAAREAREVKRLAAELGLPHRTLRWRGEKPKTGLPAAAREARYRLLAETARKAGASHVLTAHTRDDQAETLLMRMLRGSGLAGLSAMARLSTRDGVVLARPLLDVPKSQLVATLRRAKIGFADDPTNRDANFTRPRLRALLPQLAAEGGDARSLARLASRLARANAAVEVLADGAERFLRLRDRGDASQAAGRSFEASAFALLPEEVRLRLLLRAIDALGHEGPAELGKVETLLAALDRAIAADRPASRRAPANGRAILKQTLAGALISLAGGRIHIAPAPARRSKGR, encoded by the coding sequence ATGTCAGACGACGACAATTCACCGATCTCGGCGCGCGAGGCGAAGCAGCTCTTCGCCGGGCTGAAGAGCGCACCCGCGCTGGTGCTCGCGGTTTCCGGCGGCCCTGACTCCGTTGCGCTGATGTGGCTCGCGGCGCGCTGGCGGCGCAGCTTTTCGCGCGCTCCTCGTCTCCTTGTCGTCACCGTCGATCACGGCCTGCGTCCGGAAGCCGCGCGCGAGGCGCGCGAGGTCAAGCGGCTCGCGGCCGAGCTCGGCCTGCCGCACCGGACCCTGCGCTGGCGCGGCGAAAAGCCGAAGACGGGACTGCCCGCGGCGGCGCGCGAGGCCCGCTACCGCCTCCTCGCCGAGACCGCGCGCAAGGCCGGCGCGAGCCATGTGCTGACCGCCCACACCCGTGACGACCAGGCCGAGACTTTGCTGATGCGGATGCTGCGCGGCAGCGGATTGGCCGGATTGTCGGCGATGGCGCGTCTGTCGACGCGCGACGGCGTCGTGCTGGCCCGCCCGCTGCTCGACGTTCCGAAGTCGCAGCTGGTCGCGACGTTGCGGCGGGCGAAGATCGGCTTCGCCGACGATCCCACCAACCGCGATGCGAATTTCACCCGGCCGCGGCTGCGTGCGCTGCTGCCGCAGCTCGCGGCCGAGGGCGGCGATGCCCGCAGCCTGGCGCGGCTTGCGAGCCGGCTCGCCCGCGCCAATGCGGCGGTCGAGGTGCTGGCCGACGGCGCCGAGCGCTTCCTTCGGCTGCGGGATCGCGGCGATGCGTCGCAGGCAGCTGGCCGAAGCTTCGAGGCTTCGGCCTTTGCCTTGCTTCCGGAGGAAGTCCGGCTGCGGCTCCTGCTGCGGGCCATCGACGCGCTCGGCCACGAAGGGCCGGCGGAACTCGGCAAGGTCGAAACCCTCCTGGCCGCGCTCGATCGGGCCATCGCCGCTGATCGGCCGGCAAGCCGCCGTGCACCCGCAAATGGCCGTGCGATCCTGAAGCAGACCCTTGCGGGAGCCTTGATCAGCCTTGCCGGGGGGCGTATCCACATCGCGCCGGCGCCGGCCCGGCGGTCCAAAGGCCGGTGA
- a CDS encoding alpha/beta fold hydrolase: MLLRNLFAALLVTISLGAAHAAPRWLNLPPTPTLPKAAQSGLAPVNGVKIWYAMFGRGEPVVLLHGGLANASYWGHQVRALQGRYQVIVMDSRGHGRSSRNQEPYGYDLMASDVVALLDHLKIKKAAIVGWSDGAIIGLDIAMKHPERVSRLFAFAANSDPSGVADIASNDVFNAYIARAGEEYKRLSPTPTEYKSFVAEITKMWESQPKWTASDLAAIKVPTWIVDGDHDEAIKRENTEFMAANIPGAGLLIQPEVSHFSFLQDPEQFSDDVLRFLGRRDAAPK; this comes from the coding sequence ATGCTGCTTCGCAATCTCTTCGCCGCGCTTCTCGTCACGATCTCGCTCGGCGCGGCGCATGCGGCGCCGCGATGGCTGAACCTGCCGCCGACGCCGACCTTGCCGAAGGCGGCGCAGAGCGGCCTCGCGCCCGTCAACGGGGTGAAGATCTGGTACGCCATGTTCGGCCGCGGTGAGCCCGTCGTCCTGCTGCACGGCGGCCTCGCCAACGCCAGTTACTGGGGCCACCAGGTGCGCGCGCTGCAAGGCCGCTATCAGGTCATCGTCATGGACAGCCGCGGGCATGGGCGCAGCAGCCGCAACCAAGAGCCCTATGGCTACGACCTGATGGCCTCGGACGTGGTCGCCCTGCTCGACCACCTCAAGATCAAGAAGGCCGCGATCGTCGGCTGGAGCGACGGCGCCATCATCGGCCTCGACATCGCGATGAAGCATCCGGAGCGGGTGAGCAGACTGTTCGCCTTCGCGGCGAACTCCGATCCGTCAGGCGTTGCGGACATCGCCTCGAACGACGTCTTCAACGCCTACATCGCGCGGGCCGGCGAAGAGTACAAGCGCCTCTCGCCGACGCCGACGGAGTACAAGAGCTTCGTCGCGGAGATTACGAAAATGTGGGAGAGCCAGCCGAAATGGACGGCCTCGGACCTCGCGGCGATCAAGGTCCCGACCTGGATCGTCGACGGCGACCACGACGAGGCGATCAAGCGCGAGAACACCGAGTTCATGGCGGCGAACATTCCGGGCGCCGGCCTCTTGATCCAGCCGGAGGTCAGTCACTTCTCGTTCCTGCAGGATCCAGAGCAGTTCAGTGACGATGTGTTGCGGTTTCTCGGGCGCCGAGATGCCGCGCCGAAGTGA
- a CDS encoding N-acyl amino acid synthase FeeM domain-containing protein, which yields MKSGAEPRAPQDMRGAGLFDRVDYRLIETPEEREALYEMRYRAYLHGGLISPSASQRIVDVYDESPNAWIFGIYLDGELCSSLRLHVLTSEQRMSYTSELFGDVLHPRLDRGEVFVDPARFAADPEKSQRFHELPYLTLRLAYLACDHFKADLGLAMVRTDHQAFYRRVFLHETLTEPRPFPGWHSRQVVLMASDFATLRERVLTRFPIMRSSAFERRMLFDRVSQRQAVSRPMLVSAPLSPA from the coding sequence ATGAAGTCAGGAGCCGAACCGCGAGCACCGCAGGACATGCGGGGGGCAGGGCTGTTCGACCGGGTCGACTACCGCCTCATCGAGACTCCCGAGGAACGAGAGGCCCTCTACGAGATGCGCTACCGGGCCTATCTGCACGGCGGATTGATCTCGCCGTCGGCCTCGCAGCGGATCGTCGACGTCTACGATGAATCGCCCAATGCCTGGATTTTCGGCATCTATCTCGACGGCGAACTCTGTAGCTCTCTTCGCCTTCACGTCCTGACGTCTGAGCAGCGGATGTCCTACACATCCGAATTGTTCGGCGACGTTCTTCACCCTCGGCTCGATCGCGGCGAGGTTTTCGTCGATCCGGCGCGGTTTGCCGCGGACCCCGAAAAGAGCCAGCGCTTTCACGAACTGCCCTACCTGACGTTGCGGCTGGCTTATCTGGCCTGCGATCATTTCAAGGCCGATCTTGGCCTGGCGATGGTGCGGACGGACCACCAGGCGTTCTATCGCCGCGTCTTCCTGCACGAGACCCTCACGGAGCCGCGGCCGTTTCCGGGCTGGCATTCGCGCCAGGTGGTCCTGATGGCCTCGGATTTCGCGACGCTCCGCGAGCGGGTCCTGACCCGCTTTCCGATCATGCGCTCGAGCGCTTTCGAGCGCCGGATGCTGTTCGACCGTGTCAGCCAGCGCCAGGCTGTGTCCCGGCCGATGCTGGTTTCAGCGCCGCTCAGTCCGGCTTGA
- a CDS encoding adenylate/guanylate cyclase domain-containing protein — MSSEHIERRLAAILAADVVGSCRLMGSDEEGTLAQLQALGRTLVDPKISEHHGRIVKNTGDGALVEFASPVDAVRCADEIQRCMAEQAANVPQDRRIEFRIGIHVGDIIIGDDDIFGDGVNIAVRLETLAEPGGIVVSHTAYDYVRNKVKVGFDDIGAHALKNIAEPVHAYRVSGTPTIAMTVDRAVTEKPSIAVLPFDNMSSGEDQQYFGDGISDDIIIELSRFRQLRVLARNSSFQFRGPNVDVGRVGRELGIQYVLEGSVRRLGDRIRITAQLIDASSGHHIWADRFDRPLEELFDVQDRVVRTIVGTLVGRLQADRADRAKRKPPTSLAAYECVLRGDALPVYDAANEAEARRLLKRAIELDPEYAKPHALLAFAFCREWYLDLSGSSDTALNQALASAKRAVELDDGQEVCLAALGWVLMHRRSYDLAEYHYARALALNPNNPTVRANLGDLYLRLGDPVKCLEYFKEAKVIDPFFAPKWYWGPVGRAYFMTHQYDDAIAAFARYPSTRFWGPAHLAACYALTGNKSRSNHYAAEVLRLMPEFSISRFVPKELYRLSSDCKHLTDALRKAGLPE, encoded by the coding sequence TTGAGCAGCGAGCACATTGAGCGGCGACTGGCGGCTATTCTGGCGGCGGATGTCGTGGGCTCTTGTCGCTTAATGGGGAGCGACGAAGAAGGCACACTGGCGCAGCTTCAAGCTCTTGGAAGGACGCTTGTCGACCCCAAAATCTCGGAGCATCACGGACGTATCGTCAAGAATACTGGAGACGGGGCCCTTGTTGAGTTTGCAAGCCCTGTCGACGCCGTGCGATGTGCCGACGAAATCCAACGTTGTATGGCTGAGCAGGCCGCCAACGTGCCGCAGGATAGGCGGATCGAATTTCGCATCGGTATTCACGTCGGTGATATTATCATCGGAGATGATGATATCTTTGGCGACGGGGTCAACATCGCCGTACGCCTCGAAACCCTCGCCGAGCCTGGCGGCATCGTCGTCTCTCACACCGCCTATGACTATGTCAGGAACAAGGTCAAGGTTGGGTTCGACGATATCGGCGCTCATGCCCTGAAGAATATCGCCGAGCCTGTGCATGCCTACCGCGTCAGTGGCACGCCAACGATCGCGATGACGGTAGATCGCGCCGTAACCGAAAAGCCCTCGATCGCCGTATTGCCTTTCGACAACATGAGCAGTGGCGAAGACCAGCAATATTTCGGTGACGGTATCAGCGATGACATTATTATCGAGCTGTCGCGTTTCCGACAATTGCGTGTGCTGGCGCGCAATTCCTCCTTCCAATTTCGCGGGCCAAACGTCGATGTCGGTCGCGTCGGCCGAGAACTAGGTATTCAATATGTATTAGAAGGTAGCGTCCGGCGGCTTGGAGATCGCATTCGCATCACCGCCCAGCTCATTGACGCGTCATCCGGGCACCATATCTGGGCGGATCGATTTGATCGGCCCCTGGAAGAGCTGTTCGACGTCCAGGATCGGGTCGTTCGGACAATCGTTGGTACCCTCGTAGGACGGTTGCAAGCCGACCGTGCTGATCGTGCAAAACGCAAGCCACCAACTAGCCTGGCCGCATATGAGTGTGTGCTGCGCGGCGATGCCTTGCCAGTGTACGACGCTGCTAATGAGGCTGAAGCGCGGCGCCTGCTCAAGCGCGCCATAGAACTCGATCCAGAGTACGCAAAACCTCATGCGTTGCTCGCGTTTGCGTTCTGTCGCGAATGGTATTTGGACTTGAGTGGTTCATCCGATACAGCGTTGAACCAAGCGTTAGCGTCGGCCAAGAGAGCCGTCGAGCTCGATGATGGCCAGGAAGTGTGTTTGGCAGCCTTGGGTTGGGTACTCATGCATCGCCGTTCGTACGACCTTGCTGAGTACCATTATGCACGGGCGCTCGCGCTGAACCCAAACAACCCTACGGTCCGAGCGAATCTAGGCGACCTGTATCTCCGCCTCGGAGATCCCGTAAAGTGCCTGGAGTACTTCAAAGAAGCGAAGGTTATCGATCCCTTCTTTGCTCCGAAATGGTATTGGGGACCGGTGGGCAGGGCGTACTTCATGACACATCAGTATGATGATGCCATCGCGGCTTTCGCTCGTTATCCGAGTACAAGGTTTTGGGGGCCTGCGCACTTGGCGGCTTGCTATGCTTTGACCGGCAATAAGAGCCGATCCAATCATTATGCCGCTGAAGTCCTTCGTCTCATGCCTGAGTTCTCAATTTCGCGCTTTGTGCCAAAGGAGCTGTATAGGCTTTCAAGCGATTGCAAACATCTGACGGACGCGCTTCGCAAGGCTGGGCTGCCGGAATGA
- the ftsH gene encoding ATP-dependent zinc metalloprotease FtsH: MNANLRNFALWVIIVLLLLALFTLFQNPGQRASSQDIAFSQLLSEVDRGNVRDVVIQGPEIHGTFTNGSSFQTYAPSDPTLVKRLYDSKVQITAKPPGDNVPWFVSLLVSWLPFIALIGVWIFLSRQMQGGAGKAMGFGKSRAKMLTEAHGRVTFEDVAGVDEAKQDLQEIVEFLRDPGKFQRLGGRIPRGVLLVGPPGTGKTLIARAVAGEANVPFFTISGSDFVEMFVGVGASRVRDMFEQAKKNAPCIIFIDEIDAVGRHRGAGLGGGNDEREQTLNQLLVEMDGFEANEGVILIAATNRPDVLDPALLRPGRFDRQVVVPNPDVVGREQILKVHVRKVPLAPDINLKTIARGTPGFSGADLMNLVNEAALTAARRNKRMVTQAEFEEAKDKVMMGAERKSLVMTEEEKLLTAYHEGGHAIVGLNVPATDPIHKATIIPRGRALGMVMQLPERDKLSMSLEQMTSRLAIMMGGRVAEELIFGREKVTSGAASDIEQATRLARMMVTRWGLSEELGTVSYGENQDEVFLGMSVSRTQNASEATVQKIDSEIKRLVEEGYKEATRILTEKHADLEALAKGLLEFETLTGDEIVDLLKGKKPNRESVLEPTTPRASAVPPAGKSRPRPDPDPGLEPQPQA; the protein is encoded by the coding sequence ATGAACGCCAATCTGCGCAATTTCGCCCTCTGGGTCATCATTGTCTTGCTGCTATTGGCGTTGTTCACGCTCTTCCAGAATCCGGGTCAGCGCGCCTCCTCGCAGGATATCGCCTTCTCCCAGCTCTTGAGCGAAGTTGACCGCGGCAATGTGCGCGACGTCGTGATCCAGGGGCCGGAGATTCACGGCACCTTCACCAATGGCTCAAGCTTCCAGACCTATGCGCCGAGCGACCCGACGCTGGTGAAGCGCCTCTATGACAGCAAGGTCCAGATCACCGCGAAGCCGCCCGGCGACAACGTGCCGTGGTTCGTCTCGCTGCTGGTCTCCTGGCTGCCCTTCATCGCGCTGATCGGTGTCTGGATATTCCTGTCGCGGCAGATGCAGGGCGGCGCCGGCAAGGCGATGGGCTTCGGCAAGTCGCGCGCCAAGATGCTGACCGAAGCGCATGGCCGCGTCACCTTCGAGGACGTCGCCGGCGTCGACGAGGCCAAGCAGGACCTCCAGGAGATCGTCGAATTCCTGCGCGACCCCGGCAAATTCCAGCGCCTCGGCGGCCGCATTCCGCGCGGCGTGCTGCTGGTCGGCCCTCCCGGCACCGGTAAGACCCTGATCGCGCGCGCGGTCGCGGGCGAAGCCAACGTGCCGTTCTTCACCATTTCGGGTTCGGACTTCGTCGAGATGTTCGTCGGCGTCGGCGCCAGCCGCGTCCGCGACATGTTCGAGCAGGCCAAGAAGAATGCGCCCTGCATCATCTTCATCGACGAAATCGACGCGGTCGGTCGTCACCGTGGCGCCGGTCTCGGCGGCGGCAATGACGAGCGCGAGCAGACGCTGAACCAGCTGCTGGTCGAGATGGACGGCTTCGAGGCGAACGAGGGCGTGATCCTGATCGCCGCGACCAACCGCCCGGACGTGCTCGATCCCGCGCTGCTGCGTCCGGGCCGCTTCGACCGTCAGGTCGTGGTGCCCAATCCCGACGTCGTCGGCCGCGAGCAGATCCTCAAGGTTCACGTCCGCAAGGTGCCGCTGGCCCCGGATATCAACCTCAAGACCATCGCGCGCGGCACCCCGGGCTTCTCCGGCGCCGACCTGATGAACCTCGTCAACGAGGCCGCCTTGACCGCCGCCCGCCGCAACAAGCGGATGGTGACGCAGGCCGAGTTCGAAGAGGCAAAAGACAAGGTCATGATGGGCGCCGAGCGCAAGTCGCTCGTCATGACCGAGGAAGAGAAGCTGCTGACGGCCTATCACGAGGGCGGCCACGCCATCGTCGGCCTCAACGTGCCGGCGACCGATCCGATCCACAAGGCGACCATCATCCCGCGCGGCCGTGCGCTCGGCATGGTCATGCAGCTGCCGGAGCGCGACAAGCTGTCGATGTCGCTGGAGCAGATGACCTCGCGCCTCGCCATCATGATGGGCGGCCGCGTCGCCGAAGAGCTGATCTTCGGCCGCGAGAAGGTGACGTCCGGCGCTGCCTCCGACATCGAGCAGGCCACGCGCCTTGCCCGCATGATGGTGACGCGCTGGGGCCTGTCCGAAGAGCTCGGCACCGTCTCCTATGGCGAGAACCAGGACGAGGTGTTCTTGGGCATGTCGGTGTCGCGGACGCAGAACGCTTCTGAAGCCACGGTCCAGAAGATCGACTCCGAGATCAAGCGCCTGGTCGAGGAAGGCTACAAGGAAGCGACCCGCATCCTCACCGAGAAGCACGCCGACCTCGAAGCCCTGGCCAAGGGCCTGCTCGAGTTCGAGACGCTGACCGGCGACGAGATCGTCGACCTGCTCAAGGGCAAGAAGCCGAACCGCGAGTCCGTGCTCGAACCGACCACGCCGCGCGCCTCCGCCGTGCCCCCGGCCGGCAAGTCGCGTCCGCGCCCCGATCCGGATCCCGGCTTGGAGCCGCAGCCGCAGGCCTGA
- the ybgF gene encoding tol-pal system protein YbgF, with translation MSSRFKVLTGTAAIAALLSLCSPVVLSSPVLAQSIMAQSDDDPEMRIERLENQLRQLTGQNEELQYRNRQLEERLRALEGGAQAAPGQAPVQPNISAAPPAQIAPPAYRQQQQAAQPKYEQPQSAAPAPIVQEQPAPGAPGTRRRGDAFDPNQNPSAPGAPRALGGGQQPMPATGQVGAPGGRNAGEPIDLANTSPRYQQGVPPAAQPGYPPAQQGYPAPSGGAGLTTLPPSATPRDEFDLGIGYMQRKDYALAEQTMKNFAQKYPSDPLLGDAQYWLGESYYQRQQYRDSAEAFLAVTTKYDKSAKAPDALLRLGQSLAALKEKEAACAAFGEVGRKYPRASAGVKAAVDREQKRVKC, from the coding sequence ATGTCATCCAGATTTAAGGTTCTTACCGGCACTGCGGCGATCGCCGCGCTGCTCTCCTTGTGCTCGCCCGTGGTCTTGAGCTCGCCTGTCCTGGCGCAGTCGATCATGGCGCAGTCGGATGACGATCCCGAGATGCGGATCGAGCGGCTGGAGAACCAGCTGCGCCAGCTCACCGGCCAGAACGAAGAGCTGCAATATCGCAACCGCCAGCTCGAAGAGCGCCTGCGTGCGCTCGAAGGCGGCGCGCAAGCCGCCCCCGGACAGGCGCCGGTCCAGCCCAATATCTCCGCCGCGCCGCCCGCGCAGATCGCTCCTCCTGCCTATCGTCAGCAGCAGCAGGCGGCGCAGCCCAAGTACGAGCAGCCGCAGAGCGCTGCGCCCGCGCCGATCGTTCAGGAGCAGCCGGCGCCCGGCGCCCCCGGCACGCGCCGCCGCGGCGATGCCTTCGACCCCAACCAGAACCCGAGCGCGCCCGGTGCGCCGCGCGCGCTCGGCGGCGGCCAGCAGCCGATGCCGGCAACCGGTCAGGTCGGCGCCCCCGGCGGCCGCAACGCCGGCGAGCCGATCGATCTCGCCAACACCAGCCCGCGCTACCAGCAGGGCGTGCCGCCGGCCGCACAGCCCGGCTATCCCCCGGCGCAACAGGGCTATCCTGCGCCATCAGGCGGCGCAGGCTTGACCACACTGCCGCCCTCGGCAACGCCGCGCGACGAGTTCGACCTCGGCATCGGCTACATGCAGCGCAAGGACTACGCGCTCGCCGAGCAGACCATGAAGAATTTTGCGCAGAAATATCCGAGCGACCCGCTGCTCGGCGATGCGCAATACTGGCTCGGCGAGAGCTATTACCAGCGCCAGCAATATCGGGACTCCGCGGAGGCCTTCCTCGCCGTCACCACCAAATACGACAAGTCGGCCAAGGCGCCCGATGCACTGCTGCGGCTCGGCCAGTCGCTCGCGGCGCTGAAGGAGAAGGAAGCCGCCTGCGCCGCCTTCGGCGAGGTCGGCCGCAAATATCCGCGCGCCTCGGCCGGCGTCAAAGCCGCGGTCGATCGCGAGCAGAAGCGGGTGAAGTGCTGA